In Maridesulfovibrio sp., the following proteins share a genomic window:
- a CDS encoding FUSC family protein produces MNFSSLTLHTPYLKHGLKTGIAAVLAYIAADLCNLKFGYWAALSAVIVMQINVADSIKMCWYRFSGTAIGAFIGILCILTFPQTPKMTMLALFVSVGFCAYMTRYNNRYKMAAITTTIVTLASLGEPNRIEFGLFRVLEIGLGVASAFLTSISVWPMRASEALKSDLFKQFEECATNYETLMDGFLDKQSCLMPSALEAFNSKLTKNREVYTKVIRLERIIYAEDTHLLGMKVETLEKCASHLRAMLHALNHVHGEGYQIIMEKELRQLANVTAQAMRDIGSKRIPDEKSLHEALIASQTRLEELRNEGATRRFYLQKIIQFFAFYHGAQFICEDLLRYTRERKRINNRLSKN; encoded by the coding sequence ATGAACTTCTCTTCATTAACTTTACATACTCCGTATCTTAAGCACGGCCTCAAGACCGGCATAGCTGCTGTCCTGGCCTATATTGCTGCCGATCTTTGCAATTTGAAATTCGGTTATTGGGCCGCCCTTTCAGCCGTAATTGTTATGCAGATCAATGTGGCTGATTCAATCAAAATGTGCTGGTACCGCTTTTCCGGTACTGCAATTGGTGCTTTTATTGGAATTTTATGCATCCTGACTTTTCCTCAGACTCCTAAAATGACCATGCTTGCGCTTTTTGTTTCCGTCGGATTCTGCGCATATATGACTCGCTACAACAATCGCTATAAAATGGCTGCCATAACAACTACAATTGTGACTCTTGCCAGTCTTGGTGAACCAAACCGCATAGAATTCGGACTCTTCCGAGTCCTTGAAATCGGCTTAGGAGTCGCCAGTGCGTTTCTAACCAGTATTTCTGTCTGGCCGATGCGCGCTTCAGAAGCCCTTAAATCAGACTTATTCAAACAATTTGAAGAATGCGCAACAAATTACGAGACATTAATGGACGGTTTTCTTGATAAACAAAGCTGTCTGATGCCAAGTGCGCTGGAAGCATTCAACAGTAAACTTACTAAAAACAGAGAAGTCTACACCAAAGTAATCCGCCTTGAACGCATTATATATGCCGAAGACACCCACCTGCTGGGAATGAAAGTCGAAACATTGGAAAAATGCGCCTCACATCTTCGGGCCATGCTGCATGCTCTCAACCACGTTCATGGCGAAGGATACCAGATTATTATGGAAAAAGAACTGCGTCAGCTTGCGAATGTGACAGCACAGGCCATGCGGGATATCGGTTCCAAAAGAATCCCAGATGAAAAAAGTCTACATGAGGCTCTCATCGCATCCCAGACAAGGCTTGAAGAACTGCGCAATGAAGGAGCTACCCGCAGATTCTACTTACAGAAAATAATCCAATTCTTTGCCTTCTATCATGGCGCACAGTTTATCTGCGAAGACCTGCTCCGCTACACACGCGAGAGAAAAAGAATTAATAACCGGCTTTCTAAGAATTAA
- a CDS encoding RluA family pseudouridine synthase: MEDEKLNEIDRLIAQDCDEGMRVDKFLLKLLPDSGLRERRRLIENGFVQVNGRNCRSGLKIFPGAEVVLFAGEERSCFVEILSRINVVKQGDGFGTVYKPEGIHSAAVAGSLEPSVEECLDKIFPKHDPILANRLDFLTSGMLLIAFGVERENEFRAYEDSGTVDKIYHARVHGIPAEDFIVKNRLDTAERKRTKVLNEQADPERWSYAKLLESFADGTALLEVRIAKGARHQIRAHLAHMGFPIIGDPIYGKEDGAERMFLHHQRIKLPGFEAVCETGWV, encoded by the coding sequence ATGGAAGATGAAAAATTGAATGAAATTGACAGACTTATTGCGCAGGATTGTGACGAAGGAATGCGGGTGGATAAATTCTTGCTCAAGTTGCTTCCTGACAGCGGCTTGCGTGAACGCAGGCGCTTGATCGAGAACGGTTTTGTGCAGGTAAATGGCCGTAACTGCCGTTCCGGGCTTAAGATTTTCCCCGGAGCAGAAGTTGTTCTGTTTGCAGGTGAAGAGCGCTCCTGTTTTGTTGAAATACTCTCACGAATCAATGTAGTTAAGCAGGGTGATGGTTTTGGAACAGTTTATAAACCTGAAGGTATTCATTCTGCAGCTGTAGCCGGAAGTCTGGAGCCTTCTGTAGAGGAATGTTTGGACAAGATTTTTCCCAAGCATGACCCGATTCTTGCAAACAGGCTGGATTTCCTGACATCCGGCATGCTCCTTATAGCTTTCGGGGTAGAGCGGGAAAATGAATTTCGCGCTTATGAGGATTCCGGCACGGTGGATAAAATCTACCACGCCAGGGTGCACGGTATCCCGGCTGAAGATTTCATAGTCAAAAACAGGCTGGATACCGCTGAGCGCAAGCGTACCAAAGTACTCAATGAGCAGGCAGATCCGGAACGCTGGTCCTATGCAAAGTTGCTGGAAAGTTTTGCGGACGGAACAGCTCTACTGGAAGTGCGTATCGCCAAGGGCGCACGGCACCAGATCAGGGCGCATCTTGCCCATATGGGATTTCCCATCATAGGTGATCCAATCTATGGAAAAGAAGACGGGGCAGAGCGCATGTTCCTGCATCACCAAAGGATCAAACTGCCGGGATTTGAGGCTGTTTGCGAGACTGGCTGGGTATAA
- a CDS encoding AraC family transcriptional regulator, whose translation MSEMIPEQGGSFDTVLFFLDDRMLTDFVDSLTVEAGMNKATGKAVFKINVSEQIKIFLSSMMPLFESSLGRDDDFLRLKVRELLHYLCSSDGNEYFLNFLQDCRNSLKTDLSAVMEQYFNKNISLGDMAELSGRSLSTFKREFNKTFNTTPAKWIRERRLSWAAQLIRNSDKNITEISYESGYDSLSHFSSLFRKQYGMTPRQYRAEPNPLKYEL comes from the coding sequence ATGTCCGAGATGATTCCGGAGCAGGGCGGTTCCTTTGATACAGTGCTGTTTTTTTTAGATGATCGCATGCTGACTGATTTTGTAGATTCTTTGACCGTTGAAGCGGGTATGAATAAAGCAACGGGAAAAGCCGTGTTCAAGATCAATGTCAGCGAACAGATCAAGATTTTTTTATCCTCAATGATGCCGCTTTTTGAGTCATCTTTGGGCAGAGACGACGATTTTTTGCGCTTAAAAGTCCGTGAGCTGCTCCATTATCTCTGCTCCTCAGATGGAAATGAATATTTCTTGAATTTCTTGCAGGATTGCCGCAACAGTTTGAAAACAGATCTTTCAGCGGTCATGGAGCAATATTTCAACAAAAACATCAGTCTTGGCGATATGGCTGAACTTTCCGGGCGCAGTCTGTCCACTTTTAAGCGCGAGTTCAACAAGACTTTCAATACCACACCTGCAAAGTGGATCCGGGAACGCCGACTTTCATGGGCTGCCCAGTTGATCCGTAATTCAGATAAGAATATTACTGAAATCTCCTACGAATCCGGGTACGACAGCCTTTCCCATTTCAGTAGCCTTTTCCGCAAACAATACGGCATGACTCCCAGACAATATCGCGCTGAACCGAATCCGCTAAAATATGAACTGTAA
- the ftsY gene encoding signal recognition particle-docking protein FtsY: protein MGFFSKVKKLWSSPEDRAEQALKDYLGDEYESQETEQQQENSAPEPEAAPEPTATAEAEQEIKPTPEPEPEPAPEPVTEIIPEKISVAEEPIAEPEDAVEPEISFEEAVTEPEPEIDLEAAPETASEPEIIPEPVAEIEAPIIADEPEDASKRPGAPTILEPVMETESRPAEDKPQWQIDLTKSLQQAEPRLSVWLGLILVGIEEAGDDLWDRLSFLLEALEAPKSEAEDFIVRFKDWLEEMDYEYVEEFRSELQYRLALALELEDEEDERSRLFIKLSEGLNKTREQITKRIDSMLSSHTAFDDDFWEEFEEILIMADVGYEASMELVERMKDRIRKAGETNPENFKDLLREELDEIFKVPKRIKAFNPPEVVMMIGVNGVGKTTTIAKLAHRAQMQGRKVLIVAGDTFRAAAIGQLEVWARRVGAGFYAKAEGSDPAAVAFEAIDYAVKNGYDLMLLDTAGRLHNKANLMEELRKIRRVLGKKHDEAPHRSVLVIDATTGQNALSQTKIFNEEIGVDELILTKLDGTAKGGVMISVTMQHKLPITYIGLGEKMEDLRPFNGEDFAKALLLS from the coding sequence ATGGGATTTTTTTCTAAAGTAAAAAAATTGTGGAGCAGCCCGGAAGACAGGGCAGAACAAGCACTTAAAGATTATCTTGGCGACGAATACGAGTCGCAGGAAACAGAACAACAACAAGAAAATTCTGCGCCGGAGCCAGAAGCAGCACCGGAGCCGACAGCCACAGCGGAAGCTGAGCAAGAAATAAAACCAACTCCCGAACCAGAACCTGAGCCGGCTCCCGAGCCTGTTACAGAAATAATCCCTGAAAAGATCTCGGTTGCTGAAGAGCCGATAGCTGAACCGGAAGATGCTGTCGAACCAGAAATTTCATTTGAAGAGGCTGTTACAGAACCGGAGCCGGAAATAGATCTTGAAGCAGCACCGGAAACTGCTTCGGAACCGGAAATCATTCCAGAACCGGTGGCTGAAATTGAAGCACCCATTATAGCTGATGAACCGGAAGATGCGTCTAAAAGACCGGGCGCGCCGACAATCCTTGAGCCGGTTATGGAAACCGAATCTCGTCCCGCCGAGGACAAACCGCAGTGGCAGATTGACCTTACCAAATCACTGCAACAGGCTGAACCGCGTCTTTCCGTATGGTTAGGCCTTATTCTCGTTGGCATTGAAGAAGCAGGGGACGACCTCTGGGACCGTCTTTCCTTCCTGTTGGAAGCACTCGAAGCACCAAAAAGTGAAGCAGAAGACTTCATTGTCCGTTTCAAAGACTGGCTCGAAGAAATGGACTACGAGTATGTGGAAGAATTCCGCTCCGAACTCCAGTATCGCCTCGCTCTCGCCCTTGAACTTGAGGACGAAGAAGATGAGCGCAGCCGCTTGTTTATCAAGCTTTCGGAAGGTCTGAACAAGACCCGCGAGCAGATTACCAAGCGTATCGACTCCATGCTTTCCAGCCACACCGCGTTTGATGACGATTTCTGGGAAGAATTTGAAGAAATACTCATTATGGCGGATGTTGGGTACGAAGCTTCCATGGAATTGGTTGAGCGCATGAAAGACCGCATCCGTAAAGCCGGGGAAACCAATCCCGAAAATTTCAAAGACCTGCTGCGCGAAGAACTGGATGAAATATTTAAGGTTCCCAAACGCATCAAAGCTTTCAACCCGCCGGAAGTTGTCATGATGATCGGCGTGAACGGTGTTGGTAAAACCACCACCATTGCTAAACTGGCCCACCGCGCCCAGATGCAGGGCCGCAAGGTTCTCATTGTTGCTGGTGATACCTTCCGCGCTGCCGCAATCGGCCAGTTGGAAGTATGGGCTCGCCGCGTCGGTGCCGGATTTTACGCCAAGGCTGAAGGTTCCGATCCTGCCGCTGTCGCTTTCGAAGCCATCGATTACGCTGTTAAAAACGGCTATGACCTCATGCTGCTCGACACCGCCGGACGTCTGCACAACAAAGCCAACCTCATGGAAGAGCTGCGCAAGATCCGCCGCGTTCTCGGTAAAAAGCATGATGAAGCACCGCACCGCAGTGTGCTGGTAATTGATGCCACCACTGGACAGAACGCCCTTTCCCAGACCAAGATATTTAATGAGGAAATCGGTGTTGATGAACTGATCCTGACCAAGCTTGACGGTACAGCGAAAGGTGGAGTCATGATCTCAGTAACCATGCAGCACAAGCTGCCCATCACCTACATCGGGCTGGGCGAGAAAATGGAAGACCTCAGGCCGTTTAACGGCGAGGACTTCGCTAAGGCTCTGCTGCTGTCATAA
- a CDS encoding EamA family transporter — MNIKGCIFVICAAIMWGLIGPISKFPIEQGIAPLENAFWRAVFAWILFAVHACRIRAVKINIKDLPQIIIFGFVGVTIFYGSYQLAVQNVGAALASVLLYTAPAWVAFMSWLLLGEKMTPVKISAMLITLFGVVCVSLGPQIFGTGKEMNFTWPGIIFGLTSGFTYALYYIYGKTIFARYTTPTIFLYALPIGALCLLPTFDFTPKTGTSWASIVALAVICTYGAYSVYYAGLKTLEPTAASVIATIEPVVAAILAWLWWNESFDWTGYIGSALIIAAVLMMVMEKRITAFLASGSPATATVKE; from the coding sequence GTGAATATTAAAGGCTGTATTTTCGTGATCTGTGCCGCCATCATGTGGGGGCTGATTGGTCCGATCTCAAAATTTCCTATTGAACAAGGAATTGCTCCGCTGGAAAACGCCTTCTGGCGGGCGGTTTTCGCATGGATACTCTTCGCTGTCCACGCCTGCCGCATCCGGGCTGTAAAAATTAACATCAAGGACCTGCCCCAAATTATCATATTCGGTTTTGTGGGTGTGACCATCTTTTACGGTTCATACCAACTGGCGGTACAGAATGTCGGCGCAGCGCTGGCCTCAGTGCTGCTTTACACTGCACCGGCATGGGTTGCCTTTATGTCATGGTTACTGCTGGGTGAAAAAATGACCCCGGTAAAAATATCCGCCATGCTGATCACTCTCTTCGGTGTGGTCTGTGTGTCGCTCGGACCCCAGATTTTCGGAACAGGCAAGGAAATGAATTTCACTTGGCCGGGCATCATTTTCGGCCTGACTTCCGGGTTCACCTATGCCCTCTACTACATTTACGGCAAGACTATTTTTGCGCGTTATACAACCCCGACCATTTTTCTCTACGCCCTGCCCATCGGCGCACTATGTCTGCTTCCGACCTTTGATTTCACCCCCAAAACCGGGACCTCATGGGCGAGCATCGTCGCACTGGCAGTAATTTGCACCTACGGAGCTTACTCCGTCTACTACGCCGGACTTAAAACTCTGGAACCGACAGCCGCGTCAGTAATTGCCACTATTGAACCGGTAGTAGCCGCCATACTGGCATGGCTCTGGTGGAATGAAAGCTTCGACTGGACCGGATACATCGGCAGTGCCTTAATTATTGCCGCCGTACTAATGATGGTAATGGAAAAAAGGATAACAGCTTTTTTAGCCTCAGGCAGTCCTGCCACGGCTACAGTTAAAGAATAA
- a CDS encoding lipid-binding SYLF domain-containing protein — protein MLLVSACNPVKKIVGNPCVTNSSTTMQSVVDSSVCALNQMRAKPVGARIDHLLEDARAVFIFPDVYKAAFMVGAEVGPGVLCAKDDTGFWNGPAFFNMAGIDIGLQGGVEGKTLLVFLMNDQALESALGGKIDLSLGADLAVGHAAEHSNRGTFDAEGNILLLVDQAGAYGGMTYRAGAFMVSNDFNKRYYGKQVSVRELLMSHKYDKPEADLLLMNLAGIY, from the coding sequence ATGTTGTTAGTCAGCGCATGTAATCCTGTAAAAAAGATTGTGGGTAATCCATGCGTTACCAATTCCTCTACGACAATGCAGAGTGTGGTGGATTCGTCTGTTTGTGCGCTTAACCAGATGCGTGCTAAACCTGTTGGCGCGCGCATTGATCATTTGCTGGAGGACGCCCGTGCAGTATTTATTTTTCCTGATGTGTACAAGGCGGCATTCATGGTCGGGGCCGAGGTTGGGCCGGGTGTGCTTTGTGCCAAGGATGATACTGGATTCTGGAATGGTCCTGCTTTTTTCAATATGGCCGGAATAGATATAGGCCTGCAGGGGGGAGTGGAAGGCAAAACATTGCTTGTTTTCCTGATGAATGATCAAGCATTGGAGTCCGCGCTTGGTGGAAAGATAGACCTTTCCCTTGGCGCAGACCTTGCCGTTGGGCATGCTGCTGAACACAGCAATAGAGGGACCTTCGATGCAGAGGGGAATATCCTTTTGTTGGTAGATCAGGCCGGAGCATATGGCGGTATGACTTATCGAGCAGGTGCTTTCATGGTCAGCAATGATTTTAATAAGCGGTATTATGGTAAGCAAGTAAGCGTTCGTGAACTGCTGATGAGCCATAAATATGATAAGCCCGAAGCGGATCTGCTGCTTATGAATCTCGCGGGTATCTATTAA
- a CDS encoding GyrI-like domain-containing protein, with protein MDVKIWAIDAAKMAYVEHVGPYEGVGEAWEKLCSWAGPAQLFTPGTRFYGVYYDDPREVPAEKLRSEACITIEKEVAVPDGIMLKDFEGGKYAVTTHLGPYENLSESWLKFYTEWLPQSGETHAESSCYEQYLNDPKNTKPEHLVTLLLMPLK; from the coding sequence ATGGACGTTAAAATCTGGGCAATTGATGCTGCAAAAATGGCTTATGTTGAGCATGTCGGACCTTATGAAGGAGTGGGTGAGGCATGGGAAAAGCTTTGCTCATGGGCAGGTCCGGCGCAATTATTTACCCCCGGCACAAGATTTTACGGTGTTTATTATGACGACCCCCGTGAAGTTCCGGCTGAAAAACTGCGTTCAGAAGCATGCATAACTATCGAAAAGGAAGTAGCTGTTCCTGATGGAATCATGCTCAAAGATTTTGAAGGTGGTAAATATGCTGTGACCACCCATCTGGGACCCTATGAAAACCTAAGTGAATCTTGGCTGAAGTTTTATACGGAATGGCTTCCCCAGAGCGGCGAAACACATGCGGAAAGTTCATGTTACGAGCAGTACTTGAACGATCCCAAGAACACGAAGCCTGAACATCTCGTAACTTTACTGCTCATGCCATTGAAATAA
- the asnS gene encoding asparagine--tRNA ligase has translation MRRTCVIDILNAEHASSEILVKGWVRTKRDNKGFSFLEVNDGSCLKNVQVIIDHTPEIEAELEKISTGASVSVIGELVESPGKGQKWEVRGKSIELIGFADPETFPLQKKRHSDEFLRSIAHLRPRTNKFGAMFRIRSELSYAIHKFFRDKGFFYVHTPIITGSDCEGAGEMFRVTSLDHEALSSMKKEEQGVNDFFGKEAHLTVSGQLDVEMYALSLGQVYTFGPTFRAEKSNTPRHAAEFWMIEPEVAFADLNDNMDLGEEMVKYLINHVLENCADDIDLFAKFVDKTLMDTLRNTLDNDFERITYTDAVDLLQRCKQAKKFEYYPEYGQDLQTEHERYLTEKHFKKPVIVYDYPKEIKPFYMRVNDDNKTVAAMDLLVPRIGELVGGSQREERLDVLENRIAETGMESEDYWWYIDTRRFGSAPHAGFGMGFERMLMLLTGVTNIRDVIPFPRTPKNLEF, from the coding sequence ATGAGAAGAACATGCGTCATAGATATCTTGAATGCTGAACATGCCTCATCCGAAATTCTGGTTAAAGGCTGGGTCCGCACCAAACGTGATAACAAAGGATTTTCCTTTTTGGAAGTTAATGATGGTTCCTGCTTGAAAAATGTGCAGGTCATAATTGATCATACTCCGGAAATTGAAGCTGAGCTTGAAAAAATCTCTACAGGTGCATCAGTCAGTGTTATCGGGGAACTTGTTGAATCTCCCGGTAAAGGGCAGAAATGGGAAGTTCGTGGCAAGTCCATTGAATTGATCGGTTTTGCTGATCCTGAGACTTTCCCGCTGCAGAAAAAACGCCATTCAGATGAATTTTTGCGGAGCATTGCGCATTTGCGTCCGCGCACAAATAAATTCGGAGCCATGTTCCGTATCCGCTCCGAGCTTTCCTATGCGATTCATAAATTTTTCCGCGACAAAGGCTTCTTCTACGTACATACCCCGATCATCACCGGCTCCGATTGTGAGGGGGCAGGAGAAATGTTTCGGGTTACTTCCCTTGACCACGAAGCTCTTTCTTCAATGAAAAAAGAAGAGCAGGGCGTGAATGACTTCTTCGGTAAAGAAGCACACCTTACTGTGTCCGGCCAGCTTGATGTTGAAATGTACGCACTGTCCCTTGGTCAGGTCTATACTTTCGGACCAACTTTCCGCGCTGAGAAATCCAATACACCTCGCCACGCTGCCGAATTCTGGATGATTGAACCGGAAGTGGCTTTCGCTGATCTTAACGATAACATGGATCTTGGCGAAGAGATGGTTAAATATCTCATTAACCACGTTCTGGAAAATTGCGCCGATGACATCGATCTGTTCGCTAAATTCGTGGACAAAACCCTGATGGATACATTGCGTAACACTCTTGATAATGATTTCGAGCGCATTACCTATACTGATGCTGTGGACCTGTTGCAGCGCTGCAAACAGGCCAAGAAGTTCGAATATTATCCGGAATACGGTCAGGACCTGCAAACTGAACATGAAAGATATTTGACCGAAAAACATTTCAAAAAGCCAGTCATCGTTTATGATTATCCTAAAGAAATCAAACCGTTTTACATGCGTGTGAATGATGATAACAAAACCGTTGCCGCCATGGACCTGCTTGTTCCCAGAATCGGGGAACTGGTAGGTGGTTCTCAGCGTGAAGAAAGGCTTGATGTTCTGGAAAACAGAATTGCTGAAACCGGGATGGAGTCGGAAGATTACTGGTGGTATATTGATACCCGCCGTTTTGGTTCTGCACCGCATGCCGGATTCGGAATGGGCTTTGAGCGTATGCTCATGCTGCTCACCGGTGTGACCAACATTCGCGACGTAATTCCTTTCCCCAGAACTCCCAAGAATCTCGAATTCTAA
- a CDS encoding AraC family transcriptional regulator has translation MSTLLQPYNERMMEVLLYIQRNLDGDLSPETLAEQACFSVAHFHRIFKGMIGESLKEHVRRLRLERGAYRLCYTDKSVMNIALDAGFESPETFSRAFKKRFLVPPSDFRNSSRAILSPGNDGKIHYRPEPSTKNFQLDESPAKNKVEIRTRKETQVVFIRHVGPYFDVTKAWAKLCGWGFGKGLMSYQTEFLGLCYDDPDITPTEKIRYDACFSIDNEVETPPGMGIQFIPGGKYAVTTHYGDYEGLHDAYRELYGKWLPTSGYQLKNNIPSFEKYIKAPPDVPPEKAVTELWLAIY, from the coding sequence ATGTCCACTCTATTGCAGCCATATAATGAAAGAATGATGGAAGTCCTATTATACATCCAGCGCAATCTGGATGGCGACCTTTCACCGGAAACACTTGCAGAACAAGCCTGTTTTTCTGTTGCACATTTTCATCGTATTTTCAAAGGGATGATTGGCGAAAGCCTCAAAGAGCATGTGCGTAGGCTAAGACTGGAACGGGGCGCCTACAGACTTTGCTACACAGACAAGTCAGTAATGAATATAGCTCTTGATGCAGGATTTGAATCACCGGAAACTTTCAGCCGGGCTTTCAAAAAAAGATTTCTAGTTCCTCCCAGCGATTTCAGGAACAGCTCACGGGCTATTCTCAGCCCCGGTAATGACGGTAAAATCCATTACCGACCGGAACCATCCACTAAAAATTTTCAACTAGATGAATCCCCGGCAAAAAATAAAGTTGAGATTCGCACCCGTAAAGAGACACAGGTCGTATTCATCCGGCATGTTGGACCATATTTTGATGTCACAAAGGCTTGGGCGAAGTTGTGCGGGTGGGGCTTCGGAAAGGGTTTAATGTCATATCAAACTGAATTTCTCGGTCTATGTTACGATGATCCGGACATTACCCCAACTGAAAAAATAAGATATGACGCCTGCTTCAGCATTGATAACGAAGTAGAGACTCCGCCGGGTATGGGGATTCAGTTCATTCCCGGTGGTAAATATGCTGTCACTACACACTACGGTGATTATGAAGGACTGCACGATGCTTATCGGGAACTTTATGGAAAATGGCTTCCCACCAGTGGCTATCAATTGAAAAACAATATCCCATCATTTGAAAAATACATAAAAGCTCCACCGGATGTTCCGCCCGAAAAAGCTGTAACGGAACTCTGGTTGGCGATTTATTAA
- a CDS encoding rubrerythrin family protein encodes MTKTIENLKAAFAGESQANRKYLAFAEKAEAEGKPGVAKLFRAAAAAETIHAHAHLRLMKGIGSTEENLKAAISGETYEFEKMYPEMMEDAKAEGENAVLRYFGFANEAEKIHADLYTEALNAEGDVFAEAEFYICSVCGHTQNGEATEKCPICGAAPKAYSKVD; translated from the coding sequence ATGACCAAAACAATTGAAAACCTCAAAGCAGCATTCGCAGGCGAATCCCAGGCTAACCGTAAATACCTCGCTTTCGCAGAGAAAGCAGAAGCAGAAGGTAAACCCGGCGTTGCAAAACTTTTCCGCGCGGCTGCAGCAGCTGAAACCATCCACGCTCACGCACACCTGCGTCTTATGAAGGGAATCGGTTCCACCGAAGAAAACCTCAAGGCAGCAATTTCAGGCGAAACATATGAGTTTGAAAAAATGTACCCTGAAATGATGGAAGACGCAAAAGCTGAAGGTGAAAATGCTGTTCTGCGCTACTTCGGTTTCGCTAACGAAGCTGAAAAAATCCACGCAGACCTCTACACCGAAGCACTCAACGCAGAAGGTGACGTGTTCGCTGAAGCAGAATTTTACATCTGTTCCGTCTGTGGGCACACCCAAAACGGTGAAGCCACTGAAAAATGTCCCATCTGTGGCGCTGCTCCCAAAGCATACAGCAAAGTTGACTAA